The following coding sequences are from one Polyangia bacterium window:
- a CDS encoding carbohydrate ABC transporter permease → MGIFSRPVKNEGGMGFLETRSARLATVYLPLGIFLFVLLFPFYWMAVTTFKNKDELYDFKRFNPFFTLHPTLDNIKKLLFDTQYPEWLWNTMLVSFVSTFVSLGCAVMAAYAIERLRFRGSRYTGMSIFLAYLIPPSILFIPLATIVFKLGVFDTRLALILTYPTFLIPFCTWLLMGYFRTIPYELEECALIDGATRWQILIKIVLPLAVPGLISAGIFAFTLSWNEFIYALTFISSSEVKTVPVGVVTELVEGDVYHWGSLMAGALFGSLPVAILYSFFVEHYVAGMTGAVKE, encoded by the coding sequence ATGGGGATCTTTTCGCGCCCGGTGAAGAACGAAGGCGGGATGGGTTTCCTCGAGACCCGGTCGGCGCGGCTGGCGACGGTATATCTGCCGCTGGGTATTTTTCTGTTCGTGTTGCTCTTTCCGTTCTACTGGATGGCCGTCACCACGTTCAAGAACAAGGACGAGCTTTACGACTTCAAGCGCTTTAACCCATTTTTCACGCTGCACCCCACGCTGGACAACATCAAGAAGCTGCTGTTCGACACCCAGTACCCCGAATGGCTGTGGAACACCATGCTGGTGTCGTTCGTGTCGACGTTCGTTTCGCTCGGCTGTGCGGTGATGGCTGCCTACGCGATTGAGCGCCTGCGCTTTCGCGGCAGCCGCTACACCGGCATGTCGATCTTTCTGGCGTACCTGATCCCGCCTTCCATTCTGTTCATTCCGCTGGCCACCATCGTGTTCAAGCTGGGCGTGTTCGACACGCGGCTGGCCTTGATCCTGACTTACCCGACGTTCCTGATCCCGTTTTGCACCTGGCTGCTGATGGGTTACTTCCGGACCATCCCCTACGAGCTGGAAGAGTGCGCGCTGATCGACGGCGCCACCCGCTGGCAGATCCTGATCAAGATCGTGCTGCCTCTGGCGGTACCGGGGCTGATCTCGGCCGGCATCTTCGCCTTCACGCTGTCGTGGAACGAATTCATCTATGCCCTGACCTTCATTTCATCGTCCGAAGTGAAGACCGTCCCCGTCGGCGTGGTGACCGAACTGGTCGAGGGCGACGTGTACCACTGGGGCTCGCTGATGGCCGGCGCGCTGTTCGGATCGCTGCCGGTGGCGATCCTGTATTCGTTCTTCGTCGAGCACTACGTCGCGGGCATGACCGGCGCCGTTAAAGAATAA
- a CDS encoding acyltransferase: MWSALFHPSLSLEAALARRHDNFLLLRFVAASMVLFGHSYILSGGPGARDFVARAALGPGVYTGSLAVDVFFIISGFLIAGSYVNHGNLETFLRARFFRLVPAYAVCLVASAFVLGPFVTKLPLGEYLRAPATFHYVTKNLRLEPELQWGLPGVFESNPYRNVTNGSIWSLPGEVCMYLWVATLGVATVLRRRSLANAVLVACLVVGLLVPEELPFVPAAVFVRPAGFFMAGMFCYLNRAQSPIRTDVLLVLVAACIFTHHVAVLGPAFAYVFATALVYGVLWFAYRPRLGFYNRFGDYSYGVYLWGFPMEQLVVHVHGRPTSPPVCFWSGLLLTVLCAVISWHLVEKPALRWKG, translated from the coding sequence TTGTGGTCCGCGCTCTTCCACCCCTCGTTATCGCTCGAGGCGGCGCTCGCGCGGCGGCATGACAACTTCCTGCTGCTGCGCTTCGTCGCGGCCAGCATGGTGCTCTTCGGTCACAGCTACATCCTCAGCGGCGGGCCGGGCGCGCGCGACTTCGTGGCGCGTGCAGCGCTGGGGCCGGGCGTGTACACGGGCTCCCTGGCCGTCGACGTCTTCTTCATCATCAGCGGTTTTCTGATCGCCGGCAGTTACGTCAACCACGGAAACCTCGAGACATTCCTTCGCGCTCGATTCTTTCGTCTGGTGCCCGCCTACGCCGTCTGTCTCGTGGCCAGCGCTTTCGTGCTCGGACCATTCGTCACCAAGCTCCCACTCGGCGAGTACCTGCGGGCGCCCGCGACGTTCCACTACGTCACGAAGAACCTGCGCCTCGAGCCCGAGCTGCAATGGGGCCTTCCCGGGGTGTTCGAGAGCAACCCCTATCGGAACGTGACCAACGGCTCAATCTGGAGCCTGCCGGGGGAGGTCTGCATGTACCTGTGGGTGGCGACCTTGGGCGTGGCGACGGTCTTGCGCCGACGTTCGCTCGCCAACGCCGTCCTCGTCGCTTGCCTCGTCGTCGGACTGCTCGTTCCTGAGGAGCTGCCCTTCGTCCCCGCGGCCGTCTTCGTGCGGCCGGCAGGGTTCTTCATGGCCGGGATGTTCTGCTACCTCAACCGCGCACAGAGCCCGATCCGGACGGACGTCCTGCTCGTCCTCGTCGCCGCGTGCATCTTCACCCACCACGTCGCCGTCCTCGGGCCGGCCTTCGCGTACGTCTTCGCCACCGCGCTGGTATACGGGGTTCTGTGGTTCGCGTACCGTCCGCGCCTCGGCTTCTACAATCGGTTTGGCGACTATTCGTATGGCGTCTACCTGTGGGGATTTCCCATGGAGCAGCTCGTCGTCCACGTCCATGGTCGGCCGACGTCGCCGCCCGTGTGCTTCTGGTCCGGGCTCCTTCTCACCGTGCTGTGCGCCGTCATCTCCTGGCACCTCGTCGAAAAGCCTGCCCTTCGTTGGAAGGGATGA
- a CDS encoding ABC transporter ATP-binding protein has protein sequence MLVIDNLRAGYGAIEVLKGISLRVDEGEIVTLIGANGAGKTSTLMTVCGFVAARQGEVTFQGKSLRGLPAHEIVKRGLVQSPEGRKIFPRLTVQENLEMGAFTRRDTIEIAKDRERMFQLFPILAERRGQAGGTLSGGEQQMLAVARALMGRPKLLLLDEPSLGLAPLIVARIFEVIKQLNQEGVTILLVEQNARMALKLAHRGYVLETGHITLHDQAQALLQNPSIQAAYLGE, from the coding sequence TTGCTAGTCATCGACAATTTACGCGCCGGCTATGGCGCCATCGAGGTGCTGAAGGGCATCTCGCTGCGCGTGGACGAAGGCGAGATCGTCACCCTGATCGGGGCCAACGGCGCCGGCAAGACCTCGACGTTGATGACCGTCTGCGGCTTCGTGGCCGCCCGGCAGGGCGAGGTGACCTTCCAGGGCAAGAGCCTGCGCGGCCTGCCGGCGCACGAGATCGTCAAGCGCGGCCTGGTGCAATCGCCGGAGGGCCGCAAGATCTTCCCGCGCCTGACCGTGCAGGAGAATCTGGAGATGGGCGCCTTCACCCGCCGCGACACGATTGAGATCGCCAAAGATCGCGAGCGGATGTTCCAGCTTTTTCCGATCTTGGCCGAACGGCGCGGACAGGCCGGCGGGACGCTGTCGGGCGGGGAGCAGCAGATGCTGGCGGTGGCTCGCGCGCTGATGGGCCGGCCCAAGCTGCTGCTGCTCGACGAGCCGTCGCTGGGCCTGGCACCGCTGATCGTCGCCCGCATCTTCGAGGTGATCAAACAGTTGAACCAGGAAGGGGTGACCATCTTGCTGGTCGAACAGAACGCCCGCATGGCCTTGAAGCTGGCCCACCGCGGATATGTGCTGGAGACCGGCCACATCACGCTGCACGACCAAGCGCAGGCGCTGCTGCAAAATCCCAGCATCCAGGCGGCGTACCTGGGCGAATAG
- a CDS encoding branched-chain amino acid ABC transporter permease codes for MTLLQQLLIGLTNGMVFALIALGYTMVYGILELINFAHGDLFMLASFLALTLIGAFHLENAGPVALGFGLLAIVILCALFAAALNWTVDRLVYRPLRNAPKLAPLVSAIGVSFIFQNLGLFWGGLPMDVFNSGSSAAAPKSFPSLISSENLLGPTAALRITPKDVMVVVSSLVVMVALYSFVRFTRLGKAMRATAQNPTAARLMGIDVDLVIGATFMVGGALAGFAAVIYGLYINTINFQIGYQNGLYAFTAAVLGGIGNIPGAVLGGLVIGFVRASSDQFIGAQWQPAVLFGMLILILVFRPQGLLGTNVREKV; via the coding sequence GTGACGCTTCTCCAGCAGCTGCTGATCGGATTGACCAACGGGATGGTCTTCGCGCTGATCGCGCTCGGCTACACCATGGTCTACGGCATCCTGGAGCTGATCAATTTCGCCCACGGCGATCTGTTCATGCTGGCGTCGTTCCTGGCCCTGACCTTGATCGGGGCGTTTCACCTGGAAAACGCCGGGCCGGTGGCGCTGGGCTTTGGTCTTCTGGCCATCGTCATCCTGTGCGCGCTGTTCGCCGCCGCGCTGAACTGGACCGTCGATCGCCTGGTTTACCGGCCGCTGCGCAACGCCCCCAAGCTGGCGCCGCTGGTGTCGGCCATCGGCGTGTCGTTCATCTTTCAAAACCTGGGGCTGTTCTGGGGCGGCCTGCCGATGGACGTCTTCAACAGCGGCAGCTCGGCGGCGGCGCCCAAGTCGTTTCCCAGTTTGATCTCCAGCGAAAACCTGTTGGGCCCGACGGCCGCCCTGCGCATCACGCCCAAGGACGTCATGGTCGTCGTGTCGTCGCTGGTGGTGATGGTGGCGCTGTATTCGTTCGTGCGCTTCACCCGCTTGGGCAAGGCCATGCGCGCCACCGCGCAGAACCCGACGGCGGCGCGCCTGATGGGCATCGACGTCGACCTGGTCATCGGCGCCACGTTCATGGTGGGCGGCGCCCTGGCCGGATTCGCCGCGGTCATCTACGGCCTTTACATCAACACCATCAACTTTCAGATCGGTTATCAAAACGGTCTTTACGCCTTCACCGCCGCCGTTCTGGGCGGCATCGGCAACATCCCGGGCGCGGTGCTGGGCGGACTGGTGATCGGGTTCGTGCGGGCGTCGTCCGATCAGTTCATCGGCGCGCAGTGGCAGCCGGCGGTGCTGTTCGGGATGCTGATCTTGATCTTGGTTTTCCGGCCGCAAGGACTGCTCGGCACCAACGTGCGGGAGAAGGTCTAG
- a CDS encoding glycosyltransferase family 2 protein has protein sequence MIAPAPRSAPVRCAIVIVNYNGEAFVAQAVQSALSQTVRRAALEAFPVVVVDNASTDRSLAVLRTFGEEIVLISSLENTGFSGGNNLAFARIPGAESYALLNPDAAADPDWLEELLACAGRHPNWGFVGANIRDSNRPGVLDNVGLCMALDGTVRGRGRGEPDDGRYREERPILLASGCAMLLSGAALSAAGGFDESFFCYCDDVELCLRLNLLGYSGWFAPAARSSHRFSASVGHTFSAFKAYHVERNRYWVVAKCFPWPAIPVALAASAVRYLWSALAVSGNHGPGARAVASTGLYPVVSAVARAHRDAILGLPEVLRHRRVERSRRSLGMAEFLARWRRDYLPMRTAVHLE, from the coding sequence ATGATCGCACCGGCGCCAAGGTCGGCCCCTGTCCGATGTGCGATCGTCATCGTCAACTACAACGGCGAAGCTTTCGTAGCCCAAGCCGTTCAGTCGGCGCTGTCTCAGACCGTCCGGCGGGCCGCGCTCGAGGCTTTCCCCGTGGTGGTGGTCGACAACGCGTCGACCGACAGATCTCTCGCCGTCCTGCGAACGTTTGGTGAGGAGATCGTGTTGATCAGCTCGCTTGAGAACACCGGCTTCTCGGGCGGCAACAACCTGGCCTTCGCCCGGATCCCCGGCGCCGAAAGCTACGCGCTCCTCAACCCGGACGCCGCGGCCGATCCCGATTGGCTGGAAGAGCTGCTTGCCTGCGCTGGGCGCCACCCGAATTGGGGTTTTGTCGGCGCCAACATCAGAGACTCCAACAGGCCCGGAGTTCTGGACAACGTCGGGCTCTGCATGGCGCTCGACGGTACGGTTCGAGGGCGCGGCCGTGGCGAACCGGATGACGGCCGCTATCGAGAGGAACGTCCCATCCTGCTGGCCAGCGGCTGCGCGATGCTGCTGAGCGGAGCCGCGTTGAGCGCCGCGGGCGGCTTTGACGAGAGCTTCTTCTGCTACTGCGATGACGTGGAGCTTTGTCTTCGCCTGAACTTGCTCGGCTACTCGGGCTGGTTCGCCCCCGCCGCCCGATCGAGTCACCGCTTTTCGGCCAGCGTGGGCCACACCTTCTCGGCGTTCAAGGCGTACCACGTCGAGCGCAACCGCTATTGGGTCGTTGCCAAGTGCTTTCCTTGGCCGGCCATCCCCGTTGCCTTGGCCGCAAGCGCGGTTCGGTACTTGTGGTCGGCCCTCGCCGTAAGCGGCAACCATGGCCCAGGGGCTCGGGCCGTCGCCAGCACCGGTCTCTACCCGGTGGTGAGCGCCGTCGCCCGCGCACACCGCGACGCGATTCTGGGGTTGCCGGAGGTCTTGCGGCACCGCCGAGTGGAGCGCTCGCGCCGCTCGCTCGGCATGGCCGAGTTCCTCGCGCGCTGGCGCCGCGACTACCTGCCTATGCGCACCGCGGTTCATCTCGAGTAA
- a CDS encoding ATP-binding cassette domain-containing protein has protein sequence MWRQTRRTPASVAARGIARTFQNIRLFQDMTVEENVLVGMRHLIGEGAGGWRRRLDDYAAPLGLALLLILFVATFRWTIGGAALWAALLYLFILGSIAYLVRVARLGAPSRRALGSETAARAEARTLLALVGLEDKHAAFAKNLAYGDQRRLEIARGLATRARLLLLDEPAAGMNPSETVELMKLIRTIRDRGVTILLIEHHMRVVMGISDRIAVLVYGQKIAEGTPEQIRADPRVIEAYLGKEDPAP, from the coding sequence GTGTGGCGGCAGACGCGGCGGACGCCGGCGTCGGTGGCGGCGCGCGGGATCGCCCGTACTTTTCAGAACATTCGCCTGTTCCAGGACATGACCGTCGAGGAGAACGTCCTGGTGGGGATGCGCCACCTGATCGGCGAAGGCGCCGGCGGCTGGAGGCGGCGCCTGGATGATTACGCCGCGCCGCTCGGCCTGGCGCTGTTGCTGATCCTTTTTGTGGCCACGTTTCGCTGGACCATCGGCGGGGCGGCGTTGTGGGCGGCGCTGCTGTATCTGTTCATCTTGGGATCGATCGCCTACCTGGTGCGCGTCGCCCGGCTGGGCGCCCCGAGCCGCCGCGCGCTGGGCAGCGAGACGGCCGCCCGCGCCGAGGCCCGCACGCTGCTGGCCCTGGTGGGCCTGGAAGACAAACACGCCGCCTTCGCCAAGAACCTGGCCTACGGTGACCAACGTCGCCTGGAGATCGCCCGCGGGCTGGCCACACGCGCGCGCTTGCTGCTGCTGGACGAACCCGCCGCCGGCATGAACCCCTCGGAGACGGTCGAGCTGATGAAGCTCATTCGCACCATCCGCGATCGCGGCGTCACCATCCTATTGATCGAGCACCACATGCGGGTGGTGATGGGCATCAGCGATCGGATCGCCGTCCTGGTCTACGGCCAGAAGATCGCCGAGGGCACGCCCGAACAAATTCGCGCCGACCCGCGCGTGATCGAAGCGTACCTGGGCAAGGAAGACCCCGCGCCATGA
- a CDS encoding sugar ABC transporter permease — MVPAATILIFFLTYPLGLGVWLGLTDAKIGRPGEFIGLENFRSLLNDDVMWLSVFNTLLYTTVACVLKFALGLWLALLLNRNIAFKSAIRAVMLLPFIAPTVLTALVFWWLYDPQFSIISWTLQKMGIIDTYIDFLGNPNAARASLIAANVWRGIPFVAISLLAGLQTIPVTLYEAATLDGATRWQLFRHVTYPLLTPIVAVVMTFSVLFTFTDFQLVYAITRGGPMNATHLMATLSFQRAIAGGQLAEGAAISTMMIPFLVAAILFSFFGLQRRRWQQGGTDQ; from the coding sequence ATGGTGCCGGCAGCGACGATCTTGATCTTCTTTCTCACCTACCCGCTGGGCCTGGGCGTGTGGCTGGGTTTGACCGACGCCAAGATTGGCCGGCCCGGCGAGTTCATTGGCCTGGAAAACTTTCGTTCGTTGCTGAACGACGACGTGATGTGGCTGTCGGTCTTCAACACGCTGCTGTACACCACCGTCGCCTGCGTTTTGAAGTTCGCGCTGGGACTTTGGCTGGCGTTGTTGCTGAACCGCAACATCGCCTTCAAGTCGGCCATTCGCGCCGTCATGTTGTTGCCGTTCATTGCGCCCACAGTGCTGACGGCGCTGGTGTTCTGGTGGCTGTACGATCCGCAGTTTTCCATCATCTCGTGGACTCTGCAAAAGATGGGCATCATCGACACGTACATCGACTTCCTGGGCAACCCCAACGCCGCCCGTGCGTCGCTGATCGCCGCCAACGTCTGGCGCGGGATTCCGTTCGTGGCGATCTCACTATTGGCCGGGCTGCAGACCATCCCGGTGACGCTATACGAAGCGGCGACGCTGGACGGCGCCACCCGCTGGCAGCTGTTCCGGCATGTGACCTACCCGCTGCTGACGCCGATTGTCGCCGTGGTGATGACGTTCTCGGTGCTGTTCACCTTCACCGACTTTCAGCTGGTCTACGCCATCACCCGCGGCGGTCCGATGAACGCCACCCACCTGATGGCCACGCTGTCGTTCCAGCGGGCCATCGCCGGCGGCCAGCTGGCCGAGGGCGCGGCCATCTCGACCATGATGATCCCGTTCCTGGTGGCGGCGATCTTGTTTTCGTTCTTTGGCCTGCAGCGCCGGCGCTGGCAACAGGGCGGGACGGACCAATAG
- a CDS encoding branched-chain amino acid ABC transporter substrate-binding protein, with protein MTRFSRMWMIAGAVSTALAGAGCKDKGGGATPAPEAPAPGGGTKVKIVSSLPRTGSGNAQTTTIVNGIRLALDEASYKVGDMTIEYEDWDDASAKKGDWDPEVEAANADRAANDKDILLYLGTYNSGASKISMPVLNRAGLTTISPAATYPGLTKPGTGEPNEPAVYRPTGRITFYRVVPADDIQGKIGAQFVKQRGLKRVYVLYDGGLYGQGIANVFANTAEDIGLKVLSSGAEKIDPKAQEYRSIMTKIKALKPDLVYYGATTQTNAGQVAKDMVAVGLKAKLMVPDGCFENAFIEAAGPENVNDRVFVTFGGLPPSELKGKGAEFVKNYRAKFHSEPEGYAVYGYVAGKVALDALRKAGKKDRDAVREAMVGLGQTDGPLGAWKFDANGDTSLTNMSVNTVKDGKFAFVALMSNEAAAAK; from the coding sequence ATGACGCGTTTTTCGCGGATGTGGATGATCGCCGGCGCCGTTTCGACGGCCCTGGCGGGCGCCGGGTGCAAGGACAAAGGCGGCGGCGCCACGCCCGCGCCGGAAGCGCCAGCGCCCGGCGGCGGCACCAAGGTGAAGATCGTCTCCAGCCTGCCGCGCACGGGCAGCGGCAACGCCCAGACCACCACCATCGTCAACGGCATCCGGCTGGCGCTGGACGAAGCCAGCTACAAGGTCGGCGACATGACGATCGAGTACGAGGACTGGGACGACGCCTCGGCAAAGAAGGGCGACTGGGATCCGGAAGTGGAAGCGGCGAACGCCGATCGCGCGGCCAATGACAAGGACATCCTGCTTTATCTCGGCACGTACAACTCGGGCGCCTCGAAGATCTCCATGCCGGTGCTGAACAGGGCCGGCCTCACCACCATCTCGCCCGCGGCGACCTATCCCGGCCTGACCAAGCCAGGCACCGGCGAGCCGAACGAGCCCGCCGTCTACCGCCCGACCGGCCGGATCACGTTTTATCGCGTGGTGCCCGCCGACGACATCCAGGGGAAAATTGGCGCCCAGTTCGTCAAGCAACGCGGCCTCAAGCGCGTCTACGTCCTTTACGACGGCGGCCTTTACGGCCAGGGGATCGCCAACGTCTTCGCCAACACCGCCGAGGACATCGGCCTCAAAGTGCTGTCGTCCGGCGCCGAGAAGATTGATCCGAAGGCGCAGGAATACCGTTCGATCATGACGAAGATAAAGGCGTTGAAGCCCGACTTGGTTTATTACGGCGCCACCACCCAGACCAACGCCGGCCAGGTGGCCAAGGACATGGTGGCGGTCGGTCTGAAGGCAAAACTGATGGTCCCCGACGGCTGCTTCGAAAACGCCTTCATCGAGGCGGCCGGCCCGGAGAACGTCAACGATCGCGTCTTCGTCACCTTCGGCGGCCTGCCCCCGAGCGAGCTGAAAGGCAAAGGCGCCGAGTTCGTGAAGAACTACCGCGCCAAGTTCCACAGCGAACCGGAAGGCTATGCCGTCTACGGTTACGTCGCCGGCAAGGTGGCGCTGGACGCGCTCCGCAAGGCGGGCAAGAAAGATCGCGACGCGGTTCGCGAAGCGATGGTGGGTCTCGGCCAGACCGACGGCCCGCTGGGGGCGTGGAAGTTCGACGCCAACGGCGACACCTCGCTGACCAACATGAGCGTCAACACCGTCAAGGACGGCAAGTTCGCGTTCGTCGCGCTGATGAGCAACGAAGCCGCCGCCGCCAAGTGA
- a CDS encoding glycosyltransferase family 2 protein, translated as MYRGLTVAVAIPAYRAESTIGKVIATLPSLVDHIVVVDDASPDGLAKQLEAIDDPRLTVVRHGRNGGVGAAMKTAFERCLELNVDVVVKMDADGQMDPAALPALLDALIDTGCDYAKGNRFLDGAALAAMPRLRFLGNLALTFLTKMASGYWHIFDPQNGYVACRSTILRRLNLAAIANDYFFENDMLIHLNILQGRVVDVPMPARYGDERSSMRIGIILRRFPARLLGGFWRRILHRYVLRDFSPVALFLFMGTPLLLGGALFGAWAWYESWKSGVVSSTGRVMLSALPIVLGFQLILQAILLDINSSPR; from the coding sequence ATGTATCGGGGCCTCACGGTGGCAGTCGCGATTCCCGCCTACCGGGCGGAGTCGACGATTGGGAAGGTCATCGCAACCCTCCCGTCCCTTGTTGACCACATCGTCGTCGTCGACGACGCCTCGCCGGACGGACTGGCGAAGCAACTGGAGGCCATTGACGATCCCCGCCTCACGGTGGTCCGCCACGGAAGGAATGGTGGCGTGGGCGCTGCGATGAAGACCGCCTTTGAGCGGTGTTTGGAGTTGAACGTCGACGTCGTCGTCAAGATGGATGCCGACGGTCAAATGGATCCAGCAGCACTGCCAGCGCTGCTGGACGCTCTGATCGATACCGGCTGTGACTACGCCAAGGGGAATCGGTTCCTTGATGGGGCGGCCCTCGCCGCCATGCCTCGTCTGCGATTCCTGGGCAACCTGGCGCTGACGTTCTTGACCAAAATGGCGTCAGGATATTGGCACATCTTCGATCCGCAGAACGGCTATGTCGCCTGCCGGTCGACGATTCTCAGGCGGTTGAACCTGGCGGCGATCGCGAATGACTACTTCTTCGAAAACGACATGTTGATTCATCTCAATATCCTGCAGGGTCGAGTGGTGGACGTGCCGATGCCCGCTCGCTACGGGGACGAACGGTCGTCGATGCGCATCGGCATCATCTTGCGGCGATTTCCGGCGCGGCTGCTGGGCGGCTTTTGGAGACGCATCCTGCACCGCTATGTACTGCGGGATTTCTCGCCGGTGGCGTTGTTCCTGTTCATGGGAACGCCGCTGCTGCTGGGCGGGGCTCTCTTCGGAGCCTGGGCTTGGTACGAGTCCTGGAAGAGCGGCGTCGTATCCTCGACCGGCCGCGTGATGCTTTCGGCTCTGCCGATCGTCCTTGGATTTCAGCTGATCCTGCAAGCCATCTTGCTGGACATCAATTCAAGTCCTCGATGA
- a CDS encoding class I SAM-dependent methyltransferase: MTTGDTRDVSYAERLEGFDRGWRRLLDVQRPYRWHIRRLDLGFVLDLGCGVGRNLSHLNGNGVGVDHSAATVERARARGLQAFTPEEFHSSNFAQSHRFDALLVAHVVEHMTFSEAAALVTEYLPLVRPGGRVVFIVPQRAGFRSDPTHVEFFDESALRRLAHTVGLEVSRCYSFPFIAWAGGLFPYNETVLIATVHDAGGHR, encoded by the coding sequence GTGACGACGGGGGACACGCGCGACGTTTCTTACGCGGAGCGGTTGGAGGGGTTCGACCGCGGGTGGCGTCGGCTGCTCGACGTGCAACGGCCCTATCGGTGGCACATCAGACGACTGGACTTGGGTTTTGTCCTGGATTTGGGTTGCGGAGTCGGTCGCAATCTGTCGCACCTGAACGGAAACGGCGTGGGCGTCGATCATTCCGCGGCGACCGTCGAGCGGGCCCGCGCGCGGGGCCTGCAAGCGTTCACGCCCGAAGAGTTCCATTCATCGAATTTCGCTCAATCGCATCGGTTCGATGCCTTGCTGGTGGCCCACGTGGTCGAGCACATGACCTTTTCGGAGGCCGCGGCGCTGGTCACGGAATATCTTCCTCTCGTCCGCCCGGGCGGTCGCGTTGTCTTCATCGTTCCACAAAGGGCTGGCTTCCGATCCGATCCAACGCACGTCGAGTTCTTCGACGAATCCGCGCTTCGCCGTCTTGCGCATACAGTCGGTCTTGAGGTTAGTCGTTGCTATTCGTTTCCGTTCATTGCGTGGGCGGGCGGGCTGTTCCCGTACAACGAGACGGTCCTCATCGCCACCGTTCACGATGCCGGTGGTCATCGTTGA
- a CDS encoding branched-chain amino acid ABC transporter permease produces the protein MTGRSGLRALRALRRPELLVAIALFLYPLLPVLDWLARGVFGIDLQIGGNLLNVMIFAILALALNLQVGYAGLLQLGIAAFFAIGAYTTGVFTVEKFPFQLGFWGAVALAPVTAGLAGLALGAPTIRLRGDYLAIVTLGFGEVVRVVILNLENITDGPRGLNPLPTPWLPDWLVSAIGVGDGRRVGFFTMYYLALLVLVALVVLFRNLERSALGRSFAALREDELVAACMGINPARIKMIAFSVGAAVAGLAGALYATKLSTTAEPNTYDFTYSIMVLCCIIIGGLGSLRGVLLGAFVLLSFDNIISPLITKLIQRAVGNESTNVLLQFSNWRWLIFGTALVLMMRFRPEGLWPSKRVQRELHHEEG, from the coding sequence GTGACGGGGCGGTCGGGTTTGCGCGCGCTGCGCGCGTTGCGCCGGCCCGAGCTGCTGGTGGCCATCGCGCTGTTCTTGTATCCGCTGCTGCCGGTGCTGGATTGGCTGGCGCGCGGCGTGTTCGGGATCGATCTGCAGATCGGCGGCAATCTGCTGAACGTGATGATCTTCGCCATTCTGGCCTTGGCGCTGAATCTTCAGGTCGGGTACGCGGGGCTGCTGCAGCTGGGGATCGCCGCCTTCTTCGCCATCGGCGCGTACACCACCGGCGTCTTCACGGTCGAGAAATTTCCCTTTCAGCTGGGATTCTGGGGCGCGGTGGCGCTGGCCCCGGTGACCGCTGGCCTCGCCGGGCTGGCCCTGGGCGCGCCGACCATTCGGCTGCGCGGCGATTACCTGGCCATCGTCACGCTGGGCTTCGGCGAGGTGGTGCGGGTGGTGATCTTGAATCTGGAGAACATCACCGACGGTCCGCGCGGGCTGAACCCCCTCCCGACACCGTGGCTGCCGGACTGGCTGGTGTCGGCAATCGGCGTCGGCGACGGCCGCCGGGTGGGGTTCTTCACCATGTATTACCTGGCGCTGCTGGTGCTGGTGGCGCTGGTGGTGCTGTTTCGCAATCTGGAACGGTCGGCGCTGGGCCGATCATTCGCGGCCCTGCGTGAAGACGAGCTGGTGGCCGCCTGCATGGGCATCAACCCGGCGCGCATCAAGATGATCGCGTTCTCCGTCGGCGCGGCGGTGGCGGGCCTGGCCGGCGCGCTGTACGCGACGAAACTGTCGACCACCGCCGAACCGAACACCTACGACTTCACGTATTCGATCATGGTGCTCTGCTGCATCATCATCGGCGGCCTGGGCAGCCTGCGCGGCGTCTTGCTGGGGGCCTTCGTGCTGCTGTCGTTCGACAACATCATCTCGCCGCTGATCACGAAGCTGATCCAGCGCGCCGTCGGCAACGAATCGACCAACGTGCTGCTGCAGTTTTCCAACTGGCGGTGGCTTATCTTCGGAACGGCGCTGGTCTTGATGATGCGCTTTCGCCCCGAGGGCCTGTGGCCGTCGAAGCGCGTGCAGCGCGAGCTGCACCACGAGGAGGGCTAG